The proteins below come from a single Fusarium verticillioides 7600 chromosome 3, whole genome shotgun sequence genomic window:
- a CDS encoding HAL protein kinase, with protein sequence MPTASGSSKPPSASSSKPSSVKSQDGVKKSPSLAPQNGATTDNGHPPSDTHLKPTASVKNRLTRMFSSKDASRVPTPAPSTVDLPNRPRASSTNGTSTPAAKTSSIEKGSDRASLKPADKATTPAKPATKSTSGKEPSQRFVLNPEAQGGHEHHLKSSRRQEKLSDMWRAIIGKKQDAAAEHDLSLVSNWVDTLQQEKEEAGDRKGGPSATTTLVEKYGKCQEVVGRGAFGIVRISHKKIGGSNEKLFAVKEFRRRPEETEKKYSKRLTAEFCISSSLRHPNVIHTLDLLKDAKGDYCEVMEFCAGGDLYTLVLSSGKLEVQEADCFFKQMMRGVEYLHEMGVAHRDLKPENLLLTTRGALKITDFGNGECFRMAWETDAHMVSGLCGSAPYIAPEEYTDKEFDARAVDVWACGVIFMAMRTGRHLWRLAKKDDDEFYARYLEGRRDEEGYGPIESLHRARCRNVIYSVLDPHPTRRLTAAQVLKSEWVREIKLCKAGEEGL encoded by the exons ATGCCCACTGCATCTGGTTCCTCAAAACCGCCCTCCGCATCGAGCTCGAAACCATCCTCGGTTAAATCTCAAGATGGCGTCAAGAAGTCCCCTAGTCTAGCACCACAGAATGGTGCAACTACTGATAATGGACATCCTCCCTCAGACACGCATCTCAAGCCAACAGCCTCAGTAAAGAACCGTCTCACCCGCATGTTCTCATCCAAGGATGCGTCAAGAGTTCCGACCCCCGCCCCTTCGACTGTCGATTTACCTAATCGCCCGCGGGCTTCTTCCACAAACGGCACCTCTACACCCGCGGCAAAGACTTCGTCCATCGAGAAGGGTAGCGACAGGGCTTCGCTCAAACCGGCTGACAAGgccacaacaccagccaaaCCCGCCACGAAATCGACCAGTGGCAAGGAGCCGTCTCAACGATTTGTTCTAAATCCGGAAGCACAGGGTGGCCATGAGCATCATCTAAAATCTAGCCGACGTCAGGAAAAGCTCTCGGATATGTGGAGAGCGATCATCGGCAAGAAGCAGGATGCAGCCGCTGAGCACGATCTATCGCTTGTTTCAAATTGGGTGGATACACTacaacaagaaaaagaagaagctggcgaTAGAAAAGGTGGGCCCAGCGCAACGACAACCCTGGTCGAGAAATACGGCAAATGCCAGGAGGTGGTTGGCCGTGGCGCTTTTGGCATTGTTCGAATCTCCCACAAGAAGATTGGTGGCAGCAATGAAAAGCTctttgctgtcaaggagTTCCGACGCCGaccagaagagacagagaagaagtatAGCAAGCGACTCACAGCCGAATTCTGCATATCGTCCTCGCTTCGGCATCCCAACGTTATTCACACACTCGATTTGCTTAAGGATGCCAAGGGCGACTACTGTGAAGTCATGGAATTCTGCGCTGGAGGAGATTTGTACACTCTCGTTCTCTCAAGTGGAAAGCTCGAGGTACAAGAAGCCGACTGTTTCTTCAAGCAGATGATGCGAGGTGTCGAATATCTTCATGAGATGGGTGTAGCGCACCGTGATTTGAAGCCAGAAAATTTGCTCCTGACGACCCGTGGCGCCCTCAAAATTACGGATTTTGGCAACGGAGAGTGTTTCCGAATGGCTTGGGAGACAGACGCGCATATGGTATCTGGCCTATGCGGTTCTGCTCCATACATTGCCCCTGAGGAATATACGGATAAGGAGTTTGACGCCAGAGCTGTAGATGTGTGGGCTTGTGGTGTCATCTTCATGGCAATGAGGACAGGGCGACACCTTTGGCGactggccaagaaggacgatgatgagttctACGCCCGTTATTTGGAGGGTCGCCGTGATGAGGAGGGCTACGGCCCCATcgaatctcttcatcgg GCGCGATGCCGCAATGTCATCTACTCCGTTCTCGACCCCCACCCGACTCGACGCTTGACGGCTGCTCAGGTCCTTAAGTCAGAATGGGTACGTGAGATCAAGCTATGCAAGGCTGGTGAAGAGGGtctatga
- a CDS encoding sarcosine oxidase: protein MLPSKAPELSASSNSSWAKFAALLGEVVGDEDVDYHGRRCLSPQKGPTPSSDFTTSLDANDVPYELLTPEETNKRWPVFNVPQGVDTVFTPDSGIVHAAKAVMTLQFQARVNGAILGENTCVEAVTPQPSGGIAIETSQGVYHARKVIIAADAWTNKLLKPLGVELPITVTQEQVTYFKPSREHEAQFSNDKFPVWI from the exons ATGCTTCCATCAAAGGCGCCCGAGTTGTCGGCTTCGAGCAATTCGAGCTGGGCCAAGTTCGCAGCGCTTC TTGGAGAGGTGGTcggggatgaagatgttgactaTCACGGGAGGCGTTGTCTTTCTCCACAGAAGGGACCGACGCCATCGAGTGACTTTACTACTAGTCTCGATGCCAACGACGTCCCCTATGAGCTTCTCACGCCCGAGGAGACCAACAAAAGATGGCCTGTGTTCAATGTTCCTCAGGGAGTTGATACCGTCTTTACCCCTGATTCGGGCATTGTTCACGCCGCAAAGGCTGTCATGACGCTCCAGTTCCAGGCTCGCGTCAACGGCGCGATTCTCGGAGAGAACACCTGCGTCGAGGCTGTAACGCCCCAGCCCAGCGGGGGCATAGCGATTGAAACGTCTCAAGGCGTCTACCACGCTCGCAAGgtcatcatcgctgctgaTGCATGGACgaacaagctcctcaagccacTCGGCGTTGAGCTCCCCATCACCGTCACGCAGGAGCAGGTAACCTACTTCAAGCCCTCTCGCGAGCATGAAGCACAGTTTTCAAACGACAAGTTCCCCGTTTGGATCTAG
- a CDS encoding DNA-directed RNA polymerase I and III subunit RPAC2, with translation MPARTKKEEQPQAEDTNMEDAPASAQPEVNGEDVEDEEEEEEIEPQRVRILPGSTDTAASFEFTDEGHTLGNALRYIIMKNPDVEFCAYSIPHPSEPKMNIRIQTYSGTAVDALKKGLVDIQEVCDVVADEFWTKREAYNAEQGIDR, from the exons ATGCCTGCGCGAAcgaagaaggaggagcagcCACAGGCTGAGGATACCAACATGGAGGACGCCCCAGCCTCCGCGCAGCCTGAGGTGAATggcgaggatgttgaggatgaggaagaagaggaggagatcgagcCCCAGAGAGTCCGGATC CTTCCTGGCTCAACAGACACTGCTGCTTCCTTTGAGTTCACTGATGAAGGCCATACGCTCGGAAACGCGCTGAGATATATCATCATGAAAAA CCCCGATGTTGAGTTCTGTGCTTACTCTATCCCCCATCCCTCAGAGCCCAAGATGAACATCCGCATTCAGACCTACA GTGGAACTGCAGTTGACGCTCTCAAGAAGGGGTTGGTCGATATTCAAGAAGTATGTGATGTAGTTGCCGATGAGTTCTGGACCAAGAGGGAGGCCTACAACGCAGAGCAGGGAATTGACCGATGA
- a CDS encoding NADH-ubiquinone oxidoreductase 14.8 kDa subunit, translated as MAITPTQFAKKTAQSANWSDAKRRVLSSYREWIRAAPEVQTMYNMPMPVSAIRTRMRQEFERQRFVNKLSVVDVLLFKSHAEYQETMNFWKQTNHIMAYFKEENFRGDKRLPSSFMTGFLEGRN; from the exons ATGGCCATTACGCCGACCCAGTTTGCTAAGAAGACGGCGCAGT CGGCCAATTGGTCTGATGCCAAGCGACGAGTGCTATCCTCCTACCGAGAATGGATTCGAGCT GCCCCCGAAGTTCAAACCATGTACAACATGCCCATGCCCGTCTCCGCCATCCGAACCCGTATGCGGCAAGAATTCGAACGACAACGATTTGTGAATAAGCTCTCTGTCGTGgacgttcttctcttcaagtcCCACGCCGAGTACCAG GAGACAATGAACTTCTGGAAGCAGACCAATCATATCATGGCCTACTTCAAGGAGGAGAACTTCCGAGGTGACAAGCGACTACCATCCAGCTTTATGACTGGCTTCCTCGAG GGTCGCAACTAG
- a CDS encoding adenosine kinase, whose amino-acid sequence MLARPPASSSTLLRLEIPSLLPSCRRTCTRTFSSLAPFRLPKHHAPRFYPTKTRTTFDPSIHLKLFPSEASSTFLSSSISHRFSSQTRQSSTMSAVKEYSLLCLENPLLDIQAKGDQALLDKYGLKPNDAILAEEKHLPLYEDLLNNYDAKLIAGGAAQNSARGAQYILPPNSVVYLGGAGDDKYAAILHDAVKAAGLRVEYRVDPKEKTGRCGAIITGHNRSLCTDLGAANHYDLDHLKKPEIWKLVENAEVYYVGGFHFTVCPPAIMELAKQAAEHNKPFVLSLSAPFIPQFFKEVVDASAPYWDYIIGNETEAAAYAESHGLPSKEPKDVVMHLANLPKKNTKRKRIAIVTQGTDPTLVAIQGDDEIKEFPVHAIEKEKINDTNGAGDAFAGGLLAGILQNKPLETSIDMGQWLARLSIQELGPSYPFPKQTYQAA is encoded by the exons ATGTTGGCGAGACcacctgcatcttcttcgactCTCCTCCGACTTGAAATTCCTTCCCTCCTTCCCTCCTGCCGCCGCACGTGTACTCGCaccttctccagcttggcTCCTTTTCGGTTGCCGAAACACCACGCCCCACGTTTTTACCCCACCAAGACCAGGACGACGTTTGACCCCTCCATTCACCTCAAACTCTTCCCCTCCGAAGCTTCATCTACTTTTTTATCCTCATCTATATCTCATCGTTTCTCTTCCCAAACAAGACAGTCAAGCACCATGTCTGCCGTTAAGGAATACTCCCTTCTCTGTCTCGAGAACCCTCTCCTCG ACATCCAGGCCAAGGGTGACCAggcccttcttgacaagtATGGCCTCAAGCCTAACGACGCCATCCTCGCAGAGgagaagcatcttcctctctACGAAGACCTCCTAAACAACTACGATGCCAAGCTGATTGCTGGAGGCGCTGCCCAAAACAGTGCTCGAGGTGCTCAGTACATCCTCCCTCCTAATAGTGTCGTCTACCTCGGTGGCGCTGGTGATGACAAGTATGCTGCTATCCTTCACGATGCTGTTAAAGCCGCTGGTCTCCGCGTTGAATACCGTGTCGACCCCAAGGAGAAGACTGGCCGATGTGGTGCTATCATTACCGGCCACAACCGAAGCTTGTGCACGGATCTTGGCGCTGCTAACCACTACGACCTCGATCACCTGAAGAAGCCTGAAATCTGGAAGCTCGTTGAGAACGCTGAGGTCTACTACGTCGGTGGTTTCCACTTCACTG TCTGTCCTCCTGCCATTATGGAGCTCGCCAagcaggctgctgagcacAACAAGCCTTTTGTTCTCTCCCTGTCTGCTCCTTTCATCCCTCAATTCTTCAAGGAGGTTGTCGATGCCAGCGCCCCTTACTGGGACTACATCATCGGCAACGAGACCGAGGCCGCCGCCTATGCCGAATCCCACGGCCTCCCTAGCAAGGAGCCCAAGGATGTTGTCATGCACCTCGCCAACCTTCCCaagaagaacaccaagaGAAAGCGAATTGCCATTGTTACTCAGGGTACCGACCCTACTCTGGTTGCTATCCAGGGTGATGACGAGATTAAGGAGTTCCCCGTTCAcgccattgagaaggagaagatcaacgacaccaacggtGCTGGTGACGCTTTTGCTGGCGGTCTCTTGGCTGGTATCCTCCAGAACAAGCCCCTCGAAACCAGCATTGACATGGGCCAGTGGCTCGCTCGTTTGAGCATCCAGGAGCTTGGACCTTC ATACCCCTTCCCCAAGCAAACCTACCAGGCTGCTTAA
- a CDS encoding 60S ribosomal protein L2: protein MGRVIRNQRKGRGSIFTANTRLNKAPAKFRNLDYAERHGYLRGVVREIVHDAGRGAPLAKVVFRHPYRFKQVTETFIANEGMYTGQFIYAGKKAALTVGNVLPLGEMPEGTVVSNVEEKIGDRGTLGRTSGNYITIVGHNPDEGKTRIKLPSGAKKVVHSGSRGMIGIVAGGGRTDKPLLKASRAKHKFAVKRNSWPKTRGVAMNPVDHPHGGGNHQHIGKASTISRYAAQGQKAGLIAARRTGLLRGTQKTKE from the exons ATGGGTAGAGTTATTCGCAATCAGCGTAAGGGTCGTGGATCCATCTTCA CGGCCAACACACGCCTGAACAAGGCTCCTGCCAAGTTCCGCAACCTCGACTATGCCGAGCGCCATGGCTACCTTCGAGGTGTAGTCCGAGAGATTGTCCACGATGCTG GTCGTGGTGCCCCTCTCGCCAAGGTCGTCTTCCGCCATCCCTACCGATTCAAGCAGGTCACCGAGACCTTCATCGCCAATGAGGGCATGTACACTGGCCAGTTCATCTACGCCGGAAAGAAGGCTGCTCTCACTGTTGGCAACGTCCTCCCCCTCGGCGAGATGCCTGAGGGTACCGTCGTCTCCAAcgtcgaggagaagattggTGACCGTGGCACTCTCGGCCGCACTTCCGGCAACTACATCACCATTGTCGGCCACAACCCTGATGAGGGCAAGACTCGCATCAAGCTTCCCTCCGGTGCTAAGAAGGTCGTCCACTCCGGCTCTCGAGGAATGATCGGTATCGTCGCTGGCGGTGGCCGAACTGACAAGCCTCTCCTCA AGGCTTCCCGTGCCAAGCACAAGTTCGCCGTCAAGCGCAACAGCTGGCCCAAGACTCGTGGTGTTGCTATGAACCCCGTCGACCATCCTCACGGTGGT GGTAACCATCAACATATTGGTAAGGCTTCTACCATCTCCCGATACGCCGCCCAGGGTCAAAAGGCCGGTCTCATTGCCGCCAGAAGGACGGGTCTCCTCCGTGGTACCCAGAAGACAAAGGAGTAA